One part of the Macrobrachium nipponense isolate FS-2020 chromosome 38, ASM1510439v2, whole genome shotgun sequence genome encodes these proteins:
- the LOC135209673 gene encoding B-cell CLL/lymphoma 7 protein family member A-like, which produces MMSRSLRAETRSRGKEDSKRPMQSLDKVRRWEKKWITIHDTTMKIYKWVPIADERKKKSGSSSNKENRISSRDSSMSAFQMGGDDSNTAMSVMSDSQDATDFSCSQFNISEDSNSEPPFKKKLAES; this is translated from the exons ATGATGTCGAGGTCACTCAGGGCAGAGACTCGCTCCCGAGGGAAGGAGGACTCCAAAAGGCCCATGCAGTCGTTAGATAAGGTCCGACGATG gGAGAAAAAGTGGATTACGATTCATGACACCACAATGAAGATTTACAAATGGGTACCAATAGCTGAT GAACGTAAGAAGAAGAGTGGCAGTAGCTCCAACAAAGAGAACAGAATCTCTAGTCGTGATAGCAGCATGTCTGCATTTCAGATGGGTGGTGACGATTCTAACACAG CTATGTCTGTGATGAGTGACTCTCAAGATGCAACTGACTTCTCTTGCAGTCAGTTCAACATTTCAGAAGATTCCAACTCAGAGCCaccatttaaaaagaaattagcaGAAAGTTAG